In Candidatus Contubernalis alkalaceticus, the following proteins share a genomic window:
- a CDS encoding peptidoglycan recognition protein family protein — protein sequence MLSEGTKKFLSRKKFIFILVKGVAVFSLSPLYFTRLVEAMEDPNNLDFMEAQTNFNVSLDVQRISANRLLLTSACSPAGDIRYRFDVRVMGSGSSYSMIRNYSTNNSYTWENAQDGTVYELVAHGISDQGAYNGCYVVFGNTSPSSSAPFRGLSMQVNSQGNNVHISAVPQGGTNVIYALQYRPVGGQYNSLNASNPYQISPNFVRQLNYGQYEIVVHGIEMASGAMAYYGAYTSFNHAAPPPAAPPAIPVTIIDPGLVFSGALTPIREPIIKLIQHHMAHPTWTVHDVHIYHRDTNGWYGIGYNYWIAKNGQIYLGRGLNCGAHAGANWNSRTLGIGYQGHFEQESMTDAQVKSGALLNAKFLRDNKLNLSDIIGHNDVSATACPGRFFRMAELRQETERVLNTYK from the coding sequence ATGTTATCAGAAGGTACAAAAAAATTTTTGTCCCGTAAAAAATTTATATTTATACTGGTAAAGGGTGTTGCGGTTTTTTCCCTGTCCCCCTTATATTTCACCCGTTTAGTAGAAGCCATGGAGGACCCTAATAACCTTGACTTTATGGAGGCCCAAACAAATTTTAATGTTTCGCTGGATGTTCAAAGAATCAGTGCCAACAGGCTGCTGTTGACTTCAGCCTGCTCCCCGGCAGGGGATATCCGTTATCGGTTTGATGTGAGGGTAATGGGCAGTGGAAGCAGTTACTCCATGATTAGAAATTATTCAACAAACAACAGTTACACCTGGGAAAATGCCCAGGATGGAACTGTCTATGAATTAGTAGCTCACGGGATATCTGACCAGGGGGCTTATAACGGTTGTTACGTAGTTTTTGGAAACACCAGTCCCTCGTCATCCGCTCCATTCAGGGGCTTGAGTATGCAGGTTAACTCTCAAGGGAATAATGTGCATATTTCTGCTGTCCCACAGGGGGGTACCAATGTAATATACGCCCTTCAGTACAGGCCGGTGGGGGGTCAATATAATTCCTTGAATGCGTCTAATCCTTATCAGATTTCCCCCAATTTTGTCAGACAGCTAAATTACGGCCAATATGAGATTGTGGTTCATGGAATTGAAATGGCGTCAGGGGCAATGGCTTACTATGGCGCATATACCTCCTTTAATCATGCAGCACCTCCCCCGGCAGCACCACCCGCCATCCCGGTAACCATTATAGACCCCGGTTTAGTTTTTAGTGGAGCGTTAACTCCCATTAGGGAACCTATTATAAAACTGATTCAGCATCACATGGCTCATCCAACCTGGACAGTTCATGATGTTCATATTTATCATAGGGACACAAATGGCTGGTACGGAATTGGCTATAATTATTGGATTGCTAAAAACGGTCAAATCTATTTAGGAAGGGGTTTAAACTGCGGAGCTCATGCCGGGGCCAACTGGAACAGCCGAACCCTGGGAATTGGCTATCAGGGTCATTTTGAGCAGGAGTCTATGACCGATGCCCAGGTGAAAAGCGGAGCCCTGTTAAATGCCAAATTTTTACGGGATAATAAACTGAACCTTTCTGATATCATTGGGCATAATGACGTGTCTGCCACCGCCTGCCCCGGCAGGTTTTTCAGAATGGCAGAACTGAGGCAGGAAACGGAAAGAGTGTTAAATACATATAAATAA
- a CDS encoding glycosyltransferase, translating into MSRLRVLQVNKLYSPHIGGIEKIVQNIAEGLKDKLDIKVLVCQEKGRGANEVINGVEVIRSGSLGLYASMPLSPGFPLLLNRLSRDRDILHFHMPFPLGDLSYLFMKPKNKKIVVSWHSDIIRQQFWLKYYRSFLYKFLNLADKILVAAPANIEFSPFLKEFREKCMVIPYGIDDSPFQSKDMPEKIENIRNQYGGGPLLLFVGRLVYYKGLEYLIRAMGQVNARLLVIGHGPLLEQHKALVHKTGLEKRVFFLGEIDQEDMPLYYEACDIFVLPSSANSEAFGLVQLEAMACARPVINTLLPTGITFASLDRQTGITVPPLNSGALANAIKELLADEGLRKEYGYNARKRFQHYFTRDKMLNNILRLYEGLF; encoded by the coding sequence ATGTCTAGACTAAGAGTGCTGCAGGTGAACAAGCTATATTCTCCTCATATCGGCGGGATTGAAAAAATTGTCCAGAATATCGCCGAAGGCTTGAAAGATAAATTGGATATAAAAGTGCTGGTATGTCAGGAAAAAGGAAGAGGTGCAAATGAGGTAATCAATGGAGTGGAAGTAATACGTTCCGGCAGTTTAGGCCTTTATGCTTCTATGCCCTTATCTCCGGGGTTTCCTCTGCTGTTAAACAGGCTGAGCCGGGACCGGGATATCCTCCATTTTCATATGCCCTTTCCCCTGGGGGATTTGTCCTATCTTTTCATGAAGCCTAAAAACAAGAAAATTGTGGTTTCCTGGCACAGCGATATTATTCGCCAGCAGTTTTGGTTGAAGTACTACCGCTCTTTTTTATATAAATTTTTAAATCTGGCGGATAAAATACTGGTAGCAGCCCCCGCCAATATAGAATTTTCCCCATTTTTAAAAGAATTTAGGGAAAAATGCATGGTGATTCCCTACGGCATTGATGACTCTCCTTTTCAAAGTAAGGATATGCCGGAAAAGATAGAAAATATTCGAAATCAATACGGCGGCGGCCCCCTGCTTTTGTTTGTAGGCCGGCTGGTATATTATAAAGGGTTGGAATATCTTATCCGGGCCATGGGGCAGGTTAATGCCAGGCTGCTGGTCATTGGCCACGGACCCTTGTTGGAACAGCATAAAGCCCTGGTCCATAAAACAGGCCTGGAGAAGCGGGTATTTTTTTTGGGAGAGATAGACCAGGAGGACATGCCCCTATACTATGAAGCCTGTGATATTTTTGTCCTGCCCTCCTCTGCCAATTCGGAAGCTTTTGGTTTGGTTCAGTTGGAGGCTATGGCCTGTGCCAGGCCTGTCATAAACACCCTGCTGCCCACAGGAATCACTTTTGCCAGCCTGGACCGGCAGACAGGGATAACGGTACCTCCCCTAAACAGCGGGGCTTTAGCCAATGCCATTAAAGAACTACTGGCGGATGAAGGGCTGAGAAAAGAATATGGTTACAACGCCCGAAAAAGATTTCAGCATTATTTTACCCGGGACAAAATGTTAAACAATATCTTACGCCTGTATGAGGGCCTTTTTTAA
- a CDS encoding GDP-mannose 4,6-dehydratase, with translation MRILVTGAGGFVGRNLVEELKRREIHEIYAGLYHEMVNYGSQVKIIPLNIMDSEQFRRVVYEIEPHCIINLAGQSYVGVAWDNPSETFQVNTLGTIKMIHVLSQEFRQVKLITIGSGEEYGLTGKSGRLLLEQDPCFPQNPYATSKLALGQVAVQYSCKEKLNIIHIRPFNHFGPGQMEGYVVSDFSSQIARIEKSLIPPVIRVGDLAVQRDFTDVRDVVKAYADLMEKKVDSGIYNVCSGTPRFIKDILNYLIESASVSVDVKIDEAKKRSSLVPIAVGSAEKLKKATGWRPQREFKESLAETLDWWRSRT, from the coding sequence ATGCGAATTTTAGTTACCGGTGCCGGTGGTTTTGTGGGACGTAATCTGGTGGAGGAGTTAAAGAGAAGAGAAATTCATGAAATATATGCCGGATTGTATCATGAGATGGTTAATTATGGTTCCCAGGTCAAAATCATTCCTTTGAATATTATGGATTCAGAACAATTTCGACGGGTTGTATATGAGATTGAGCCCCACTGTATAATTAACCTGGCGGGGCAGAGTTATGTGGGGGTTGCCTGGGACAACCCTTCTGAAACCTTTCAGGTAAATACCCTGGGGACCATTAAGATGATTCATGTCCTGAGCCAAGAATTTCGCCAGGTTAAGCTGATAACCATAGGTTCTGGGGAGGAATACGGCTTAACGGGCAAATCCGGCCGACTATTACTGGAGCAGGACCCCTGTTTCCCCCAAAACCCTTATGCTACCAGTAAACTAGCCCTGGGGCAGGTGGCTGTGCAGTATTCTTGTAAAGAAAAATTAAACATTATTCATATTCGTCCCTTTAACCATTTTGGACCGGGGCAGATGGAGGGATATGTAGTAAGCGATTTTTCTTCACAAATTGCCCGCATAGAAAAATCTTTGATTCCTCCGGTGATCAGGGTGGGTGACTTGGCGGTTCAAAGGGATTTTACCGATGTCAGGGATGTAGTCAAGGCCTATGCAGACTTGATGGAAAAGAAGGTGGACAGCGGCATATACAATGTTTGTTCCGGGACTCCCCGCTTTATAAAAGATATTTTGAACTATCTGATAGAAAGTGCCTCAGTTTCCGTAGATGTGAAGATTGATGAGGCAAAAAAACGTTCTTCTCTGGTTCCCATTGCCGTGGGTTCGGCGGAGAAACTCAAAAAAGCCACCGGTTGGAGGCCCCAAAGGGAATTTAAAGAAAGTTTGGCAGAAACGCTGGACTGGTGGCGCAGCAGGACGTAA
- a CDS encoding glycosyltransferase family 4 protein — protein sequence MVKIGVNAAMLSTAKTGIGHYAASLLQALHEVDKENEYYLYSPRPFEASEFKESFHLRVIPSRRTLWWFQKILPQALVQDKIQLFWGGNYSLPLWPKHIKKVVTVHDFVYYKYPKTLPFRINAHLKAAMPLYLKKAHHVLTISHNTARDLVQFYGYPEHKTTVIHLAARGEFFQEPRQNIIEKVLARHSLSPGYMLFVGTVEPRKGVDTILKAFAAYKKKSGTRLLLVIVGQTGWKVQDIPLLIQQLSLQDSVRFLHYVDTEELPILYRGASLFVYPSLYEGFGLPVLEAMASGVPVITSNVSSLPEVAGEAALYVEPGDVQGLCTQMERVLSDKLLQQKLKKLGKAQAQGFSWQKTAEKTLQVFHKLMT from the coding sequence ATGGTTAAGATCGGAGTCAATGCAGCTATGCTCAGCACCGCCAAAACCGGTATTGGCCACTATGCTGCCTCTCTGCTGCAGGCCTTACATGAAGTGGATAAAGAGAATGAATATTATCTTTATTCCCCCAGGCCCTTTGAGGCTTCTGAATTCAAAGAGTCTTTTCACCTGAGGGTTATTCCCTCCCGGCGTACACTGTGGTGGTTTCAAAAAATCCTGCCCCAGGCCCTGGTGCAGGATAAGATACAGCTTTTTTGGGGTGGGAATTACTCTCTTCCCCTGTGGCCTAAACACATAAAAAAAGTGGTAACGGTGCATGACTTTGTTTACTATAAGTACCCAAAGACACTGCCTTTTCGGATTAATGCTCATTTAAAGGCGGCTATGCCCCTTTATCTGAAGAAGGCCCATCATGTTTTGACAATTTCCCATAATACTGCCCGGGACCTGGTTCAGTTTTACGGATACCCGGAACATAAAACTACAGTGATTCATTTGGCCGCCCGGGGGGAATTTTTTCAGGAGCCCCGGCAGAATATAATAGAGAAAGTTCTTGCCCGGCACAGCCTGTCCCCAGGGTACATGCTGTTTGTGGGAACGGTGGAACCCCGCAAAGGGGTTGATACTATATTAAAAGCTTTTGCCGCATATAAAAAGAAGTCCGGCACCAGACTGCTGCTGGTCATAGTGGGACAGACAGGCTGGAAGGTACAGGATATTCCTCTTTTGATCCAGCAGTTGTCCTTACAGGATTCCGTCCGTTTCCTGCATTATGTGGATACTGAGGAATTGCCGATATTATACCGGGGAGCCTCTCTGTTTGTATATCCCTCTTTATACGAAGGTTTTGGCCTGCCAGTGCTGGAGGCCATGGCTTCAGGAGTTCCGGTGATTACCTCTAACGTTTCTTCCCTTCCGGAGGTGGCGGGAGAGGCAGCCCTTTACGTGGAACCGGGTGATGTTCAGGGCCTTTGCACACAGATGGAAAGGGTCCTTTCGGATAAGCTGCTGCAGCAAAAGTTAAAAAAATTGGGGAAGGCTCAAGCCCAGGGATTTTCCTGGCAAAAGACTGCGGAAAAAACCCTGCAGGTATTTCATAAGTTAATGACGTAA
- a CDS encoding ABC transporter ATP-binding protein, with amino-acid sequence MDSCVVVNNLGKKYKRYTNRWHRIMEWKSRGKVTLHQPQWVLRNISFSVKSGQSLGLVGQNGAGKSTLLKILTGTTQMSEGSYDVKGRVSALLELGMGFYPEFTGRQNVFLTGQIMGFGNEQIQEMMPEVQSFAEIGDYFDQPIRTYSSGMIVRLAFAAATAVRPEVLIVDEALSVGDAYFQHKCFARLRKFKEQGTTLLFVSHDPGAVKNLCDRAILLDGGQLIKEGYPEEILDYYNAVIATREAGYAIQQNPGEGNRMITRSGDGAARISQVEMLCKNQVVNAVQVGDMVDLRVKVGFLKEVIQPTVGILFKDRLGNDIFGTNTYNLGLELGTCKAGEEREVIFRMPINFGAGHYSLTAAVHHGPTHLQGNYDWWEHAVILQVVPGKESQFIGVCYLPVTAVLTDNSEFYG; translated from the coding sequence ATGGACAGCTGTGTGGTGGTAAATAATCTGGGAAAAAAATATAAGCGTTATACCAACCGCTGGCACAGGATTATGGAGTGGAAATCCCGGGGTAAAGTCACCCTGCACCAGCCCCAGTGGGTGCTGAGAAACATCAGCTTTTCCGTTAAATCCGGCCAGTCCCTGGGGTTAGTGGGTCAAAACGGTGCCGGGAAAAGCACTCTTTTAAAAATATTGACCGGGACTACACAGATGAGTGAAGGCAGTTATGATGTAAAGGGCAGGGTGTCTGCCCTGCTGGAACTGGGAATGGGTTTTTATCCGGAATTTACCGGACGTCAAAACGTGTTTTTGACGGGACAGATTATGGGTTTTGGAAATGAACAGATACAGGAGATGATGCCGGAAGTCCAGTCTTTCGCGGAAATTGGTGATTATTTTGATCAGCCAATCCGCACTTATTCCAGCGGCATGATCGTTCGGCTGGCCTTTGCTGCCGCCACCGCTGTCCGTCCCGAAGTACTTATCGTGGACGAAGCCCTATCGGTGGGGGATGCCTATTTTCAGCATAAATGTTTTGCCCGGCTGAGGAAATTTAAAGAACAGGGCACAACCCTTTTATTTGTCTCCCATGACCCTGGAGCAGTAAAAAACCTCTGCGACCGCGCCATCCTTTTAGATGGGGGACAGTTGATCAAGGAGGGGTACCCCGAAGAAATACTGGACTACTATAACGCCGTAATTGCCACCCGGGAAGCCGGTTATGCCATTCAACAGAATCCCGGGGAAGGGAATAGAATGATTACCCGATCCGGAGACGGAGCCGCCCGAATATCCCAGGTGGAAATGCTGTGTAAGAACCAGGTGGTAAATGCTGTTCAGGTGGGAGATATGGTGGACCTCCGGGTTAAGGTAGGGTTTTTGAAAGAGGTAATTCAACCCACAGTGGGAATACTTTTTAAGGACCGCCTGGGCAACGATATTTTTGGCACCAATACATACAACCTGGGATTGGAGCTGGGCACATGTAAGGCGGGAGAAGAGCGGGAAGTGATTTTTCGAATGCCTATAAATTTTGGGGCGGGACATTACAGTCTTACGGCAGCGGTCCACCACGGGCCCACGCACCTGCAGGGAAACTACGATTGGTGGGAGCACGCCGTAATACTGCAGGTGGTTCCCGGTAAAGAAAGTCAGTTCATCGGGGTTTGTTACCTTCCGGTTACGGCGGTTTTGACTGATAACAGTGAATTTTACGGGTAA
- a CDS encoding ABC transporter permease, which translates to MVSRDFRSRYLNSLLGSFWAILNPLSMILIYTLVFSQVMRAKLPGIDDTLGYSIYLCAGILPWQFFTEVLLRCQNVFLEQSALLKKVSFPRTSLPIYIFLSAGINYIILMVLFMVFLAFVGRWPNWSWTSIIVLVTLQQGFAVGLGIFLGTLHVFFRDVGHVLGVVLQFWFWLTPMVYPIEVVPENYRWLLGLNPMTGIVQGYQKVFLHNQWPNWWTALPMAVLCVLFLFIGYKTFTALDKEMVDEL; encoded by the coding sequence ATGGTATCCAGGGATTTTCGTTCCCGATACCTGAATTCACTTTTGGGTTCTTTCTGGGCGATTTTGAATCCTCTTTCTATGATTTTGATATATACTCTGGTTTTTTCCCAGGTTATGCGGGCCAAGCTGCCGGGAATTGATGATACTCTGGGCTACAGTATATACCTGTGTGCCGGAATCCTGCCCTGGCAGTTTTTTACAGAAGTGCTGCTTCGCTGTCAAAACGTTTTTTTGGAACAATCTGCCCTGCTGAAGAAGGTGAGCTTTCCCCGTACCAGCCTTCCCATCTACATTTTCCTTTCTGCCGGTATAAACTATATTATACTGATGGTACTGTTCATGGTATTTTTGGCCTTTGTGGGAAGATGGCCCAACTGGTCCTGGACCTCCATCATTGTATTAGTCACTCTGCAGCAGGGTTTTGCCGTGGGCCTGGGGATTTTCTTAGGCACTCTTCATGTCTTTTTCCGGGATGTAGGCCATGTCCTGGGAGTAGTTTTACAGTTTTGGTTCTGGCTAACACCTATGGTTTATCCCATAGAGGTGGTTCCCGAGAATTATAGATGGCTGCTGGGCTTAAATCCCATGACCGGCATTGTGCAGGGCTACCAGAAGGTTTTTTTGCACAACCAGTGGCCCAATTGGTGGACGGCTCTGCCCATGGCTGTTTTATGTGTTTTGTTTTTATTCATAGGATATAAAACCTTTACTGCACTGGACAAGGAAATGGTGGATGAACTCTAA
- a CDS encoding polysaccharide biosynthesis protein yields MSLLFWDIVLITAALYLAYMLRFDGRILEMYDNYFALKAAVFVVCFLISFKVFGLYNSLWNYASIDELISVLFGVTLGTALSGSVIYIINMNLADFNMPRSIPVLMWLINIIFTGGLRLGARIIRRLIKSTLPVSFKRVLIMGAGSAGSMVLKEVKENMQKLNYQPVGFIDDDPSKEKMTIHGLPVLGNRSNLKQVLIDNYIDEVIIAMPTAEKAVMRQVLQICKEVGTVVKTLPGVYEFLNGNIELNRIREVDIEDLLGRDAVSVDIDQIANYLNGETVLVTGAGGSIGSELCRQISRFHPRDLILLGRGENSIFEIHMELLLNNKDFNIVPVICDIKDTQAMENVFSLYRPTVVFHAAAHKHVPLMELNPEEAVKNNVFGTKNVIDLSDKYKVEHFVLISTDKAVNPTSIMGTTKRIAEIIMQVTARQSSTKYCAVRFGNVLGSRGSVVPIFKKQIASGGPVTVTHPEMTRYFMTISEAVQLVIQAGAMEQKGEIFVLDMGEPVKILDMAVDLIKLSGFEPYQDIAIEFTGVRDGEKLFEELLTKKERVASTKHERIFIADPDEVKLQKFKKEVIQKINFILEEEGSLREKLSNIING; encoded by the coding sequence TTGTCACTATTGTTTTGGGATATCGTATTGATTACGGCTGCTTTATATTTAGCTTACATGCTGCGTTTTGATGGAAGAATTTTGGAGATGTATGACAACTATTTCGCTCTTAAAGCCGCAGTTTTTGTAGTCTGTTTTTTGATTTCCTTTAAAGTATTTGGACTATATAACAGCCTGTGGAATTATGCCAGCATTGATGAGCTGATTTCAGTTCTATTTGGTGTTACTTTGGGGACCGCTTTATCCGGCTCTGTAATTTACATAATTAATATGAACCTGGCGGATTTCAATATGCCCCGCAGTATTCCGGTTCTTATGTGGTTGATAAACATTATTTTTACCGGGGGCCTGAGGTTGGGTGCCAGAATCATCAGAAGGCTTATCAAGAGCACTCTGCCGGTGAGTTTCAAAAGAGTATTAATTATGGGTGCCGGGTCAGCGGGAAGCATGGTGCTGAAGGAAGTCAAGGAAAACATGCAAAAGCTTAACTATCAGCCGGTGGGATTTATTGATGATGATCCCTCCAAAGAGAAGATGACCATTCACGGGCTTCCGGTTTTAGGTAACCGTTCAAACTTAAAGCAGGTACTCATCGACAACTATATTGATGAAGTGATTATTGCCATGCCCACCGCGGAAAAGGCCGTCATGAGACAGGTTCTGCAGATTTGCAAAGAAGTAGGGACAGTGGTGAAAACACTGCCGGGGGTTTATGAATTCTTAAACGGAAATATAGAGTTGAATAGAATTAGGGAAGTGGATATTGAGGACCTGCTGGGGAGAGATGCGGTCAGTGTGGATATTGACCAGATTGCCAATTATCTCAATGGAGAAACGGTCCTGGTTACCGGGGCCGGCGGTTCCATCGGTTCTGAATTGTGCCGTCAGATTTCCAGGTTTCATCCCCGGGATCTGATTCTCTTAGGCCGGGGTGAAAACAGTATTTTTGAAATACATATGGAGCTTTTACTGAACAATAAGGACTTCAATATCGTTCCGGTTATTTGTGATATTAAGGATACCCAGGCCATGGAAAATGTCTTCAGCCTGTACCGGCCCACGGTGGTTTTTCACGCCGCCGCCCATAAACATGTTCCCTTGATGGAGTTAAACCCTGAGGAAGCCGTCAAAAATAATGTATTCGGCACTAAAAATGTAATTGACCTTTCGGATAAATATAAAGTAGAACATTTCGTTTTGATTTCTACGGATAAAGCGGTGAACCCCACCAGTATTATGGGTACTACCAAGAGAATTGCCGAGATCATCATGCAGGTGACCGCCCGGCAGAGTTCCACTAAATACTGTGCTGTTCGCTTCGGAAATGTTTTGGGAAGCCGGGGAAGCGTGGTTCCCATATTTAAAAAACAAATTGCCTCCGGTGGGCCCGTTACCGTTACCCATCCGGAAATGACCCGTTATTTTATGACCATAAGTGAGGCGGTGCAGCTGGTGATTCAGGCCGGGGCTATGGAACAAAAAGGGGAAATATTTGTTCTGGATATGGGCGAACCGGTTAAAATTTTGGATATGGCTGTAGACCTGATTAAATTATCGGGATTTGAGCCGTACCAGGATATTGCCATTGAGTTTACCGGGGTAAGGGATGGGGAGAAGCTCTTTGAAGAACTGCTGACCAAAAAGGAAAGGGTGGCCTCCACCAAACACGAAAGGATTTTCATCGCTGATCCTGATGAAGTTAAGCTTCAGAAATTTAAAAAAGAAGTGATTCAAAAAATTAATTTTATCCTGGAGGAAGAAGGATCCTTAAGAGAAAAACTGTCTAATATAATCAATGGCTGA